Proteins encoded in a region of the Cytobacillus pseudoceanisediminis genome:
- a CDS encoding potassium/proton antiporter → MAEFIWHTDALILLAAILFITGVMTTKFSARLGVPALVLFIAVGMGLGQFIYFDNARIAQMIGVLAFIIILFEGGLQTNWKTARTVIAPSLSLATLGVVITTGLVAVAAKFILGVDWTVAVLFGAIVGSTDAAAVFAVLKGQNIKSRISATLEAESGSNDPMAVFLTVAMIELIMTPGSGIFSLVGSFFIQMGVGAIAGLLFGKLAIWSLNKINLDSSGLYPVFATGFAMLTYGITAYLGGSGLLAVYVAGIMIGNADIAYRHSVFRFTEGFAWMMQIAMFVILGLLVFPNELFQSDILLKGLALSALLIFVARPAAVFLTTIKMGFSMKELIFLSWAGLKGAVPIVLATFPLLSGVEGSHEIFNVVFFVVLTSALIQGSTITLLAEKLGLTGPEKATPMHSLELVSLGKADAEMIEFEIEDDAFIIGQNLMEIPFPEGALVNAIIRKDELITPTGNTQIEQGDFLYILTKRKYKRELKLLLKKKKPAETLVEAEA, encoded by the coding sequence TTGGCTGAATTTATTTGGCACACAGATGCACTTATCCTATTGGCTGCTATTCTGTTTATTACTGGAGTTATGACAACTAAATTTTCTGCACGGCTTGGCGTGCCTGCTCTTGTTCTCTTTATCGCGGTCGGGATGGGATTAGGGCAATTCATTTATTTTGATAATGCGAGAATTGCTCAGATGATTGGGGTTTTGGCCTTTATCATTATTTTGTTTGAAGGTGGACTGCAGACGAACTGGAAAACAGCTCGGACGGTCATTGCACCTTCCTTATCATTGGCAACCTTAGGTGTTGTGATTACCACTGGTCTTGTTGCTGTGGCTGCAAAGTTTATTCTTGGGGTGGATTGGACTGTCGCGGTGCTTTTTGGCGCGATTGTCGGATCGACTGATGCAGCTGCCGTTTTTGCTGTATTGAAAGGGCAAAATATAAAATCCAGGATTTCCGCAACATTGGAAGCCGAATCTGGCTCCAATGATCCTATGGCAGTATTCCTGACAGTTGCCATGATTGAGTTAATCATGACTCCCGGCTCCGGCATTTTCTCGCTTGTTGGTTCCTTCTTTATCCAAATGGGAGTGGGAGCAATAGCCGGTCTCCTGTTTGGCAAATTGGCAATATGGTCATTGAATAAAATTAACTTGGATTCAAGCGGGCTTTATCCTGTGTTTGCAACAGGATTTGCCATGCTGACATATGGAATAACAGCTTATCTGGGAGGCAGCGGCCTTCTTGCTGTATATGTGGCGGGTATTATGATAGGAAACGCAGACATTGCCTATCGCCACTCTGTTTTCCGTTTTACAGAAGGGTTTGCCTGGATGATGCAAATTGCGATGTTCGTTATTTTGGGTCTCCTGGTCTTCCCGAATGAGCTTTTCCAATCTGACATTTTGCTAAAAGGACTGGCTCTTTCAGCTCTTCTTATATTTGTTGCCAGACCTGCTGCTGTGTTCTTAACCACCATCAAGATGGGCTTCTCAATGAAGGAATTGATCTTCTTATCTTGGGCAGGATTAAAAGGAGCTGTGCCAATCGTGCTGGCCACTTTCCCGCTGCTATCCGGTGTGGAAGGAAGTCACGAAATTTTCAATGTTGTCTTCTTCGTTGTCCTGACAAGCGCTCTTATCCAGGGGTCAACGATTACATTGTTAGCCGAAAAGCTCGGTCTTACTGGGCCTGAGAAGGCTACTCCCATGCATTCCCTGGAATTGGTTTCCCTTGGAAAAGCAGATGCTGAAATGATTGAATTCGAAATAGAAGATGATGCATTCATTATCGGGCAAAATCTGATGGAGATCCCGTTTCCTGAAGGCGCACTCGTCAATGCAATCATTCGTAAAGATGAGTTAATTACTCCGACAGGCAACACCCAAATTGAGCAGGGAGATTTTCTTTACATCCTTACTAAGAGAAAATATAAAAGAGAGCTTAAGCTGCTGCTGAAAAAGAAAAAACCAGCTGAAACTCTGGTAGAAGCAGAGGCGTAG
- a CDS encoding SDR family NAD(P)-dependent oxidoreductase yields the protein MKLAIITGASKGLGASIAKRMITEGTGIISVSRTENPELAKLAAENQVFLRNISAISPHRMSLNLLSAN from the coding sequence GTGAAATTAGCTATCATAACAGGTGCATCCAAAGGTTTAGGAGCTTCCATCGCCAAGAGAATGATAACAGAAGGAACTGGCATCATATCTGTATCAAGGACTGAAAACCCTGAGTTGGCAAAACTTGCTGCAGAGAATCAAGTTTTTTTGCGCAATATTTCTGCAATCTCTCCTCACCGGATGAGCTTGAATCTGCTTTCAGCGAACTGA
- the def gene encoding peptide deformylase: MSKFNADTIITMKDIVREGDPILREVTKEVTVPLTEEDRGTLIAMMQYLKNSQDPAIAKKYGLRPGIGLSANQIGLNKRMFTAYFTNEKAEPQEYFVINPKIISHSVGVIFLPEGEGCLSVDRDVKGYVPRYERIKVKAHNLEGEEVTLRFKGIPAIIMQHEIDHLNGIMFYDRINRNDPFRVPENSVMENF, from the coding sequence ATGAGTAAATTTAATGCTGATACAATCATTACTATGAAAGATATTGTGCGGGAAGGGGATCCGATCCTGCGGGAGGTAACAAAAGAAGTCACAGTGCCTTTGACTGAAGAAGATCGCGGAACGCTGATTGCGATGATGCAATATTTGAAGAACAGCCAGGACCCTGCCATTGCAAAGAAATATGGCTTACGTCCGGGCATTGGGCTATCTGCCAACCAAATCGGCCTTAACAAACGCATGTTTACCGCCTATTTTACCAATGAAAAAGCTGAGCCTCAGGAGTATTTCGTAATTAACCCGAAAATCATCAGCCACTCTGTCGGTGTCATTTTCCTGCCGGAGGGAGAGGGCTGCCTGTCAGTAGACCGTGACGTAAAAGGGTATGTGCCCCGTTATGAGCGCATTAAGGTAAAAGCCCATAATCTTGAAGGCGAAGAAGTGACACTCCGATTCAAGGGGATTCCGGCCATCATTATGCAGCATGAAATCGACCATCTGAACGGAATAATGTTTTATGATCGAATTAATAGAAATGATCCGTTCAGAGTTCCGGAAAACTCGGTTATGGAGAACTTTTAG
- a CDS encoding FixH family protein, with protein MKNFIVLSQLAFILIISKDNIDKERDTKLKKILFSIMASLLVLGGCSQSEEEKPAKNDEVPQIIEAVIQVPETINPGEEATLAVTVRQGDEAVTDADEVKFEIWQEGQKENGDMAEAKHDSEGKYTADHIFAEEGLYYVQSHVTARSQHTMPMVSVQVGEAKAEDSGTGHEQENEGHEEGHSHSHGGEVSIELQASDQIYANEQTALSVKVDNEGEPLAEAKVKLEIALNGETPQWVNMSETEPGKYTADHQFTEPGTYTITTHVEKGDDIHEHTETELTVQ; from the coding sequence TTGAAAAATTTCATTGTTTTATCACAATTGGCTTTTATATTGATAATATCAAAAGACAATATAGATAAAGAGAGGGACACTAAATTGAAAAAGATATTATTCAGCATAATGGCGAGCTTGCTTGTTCTTGGCGGATGCAGCCAATCAGAAGAAGAAAAGCCCGCAAAAAACGACGAAGTGCCGCAAATCATTGAAGCCGTCATCCAGGTGCCTGAAACCATTAATCCTGGAGAGGAGGCAACCCTTGCCGTCACTGTAAGACAGGGCGATGAGGCCGTAACGGATGCGGATGAGGTGAAATTTGAAATATGGCAGGAAGGACAAAAAGAAAACGGTGATATGGCAGAGGCAAAGCACGATTCAGAGGGGAAATATACCGCTGATCATATATTTGCAGAAGAAGGCCTATACTATGTTCAGTCCCATGTAACGGCTAGAAGCCAGCATACAATGCCAATGGTTTCCGTACAAGTTGGCGAGGCAAAAGCGGAGGACTCAGGAACGGGGCATGAACAAGAAAATGAGGGACATGAAGAAGGCCACTCTCACAGTCATGGCGGAGAGGTATCCATTGAGCTGCAGGCATCTGACCAAATTTATGCAAACGAACAAACAGCTTTATCTGTCAAGGTTGATAATGAAGGGGAACCGCTGGCGGAGGCTAAAGTAAAGCTTGAAATTGCACTTAATGGCGAAACACCTCAATGGGTGAACATGTCTGAAACAGAACCGGGCAAATACACTGCCGACCATCAGTTTACCGAACCGGGCACATACACGATCACAACCCATGTTGAAAAAGGCGACGATATTCACGAGCACACAGAAACTGAATTAACGGTGCAATAA
- a CDS encoding amino acid ABC transporter ATP-binding protein gives MINIKDLHKQFDQLKVLKGINLEVKTGQVVVVIGPSGSGKTTLLRCINVLEQPTSGLLAIGDQVLDFSQQVSKRQIPPFRRLTGMVFQNYNLFPHMTALENVMEGPVTVKGESKETAKEKGELLLRKVGLADKAGYYPYQLSGGQQQRVGIARALAMEPKVMLFDEPTSALDPELVGEVLKVMRDLAAEGMTMVIVTHEMRFAREAADEVIFMDGGIIKERGKPEQIFSSPKEARTSQFLNLIQ, from the coding sequence ATGATTAATATAAAGGATTTGCATAAGCAATTTGATCAGCTGAAAGTACTGAAAGGAATTAATTTGGAAGTGAAAACAGGGCAAGTGGTTGTAGTGATTGGGCCATCCGGCTCCGGAAAAACAACCTTGCTGCGGTGCATAAATGTGCTGGAGCAGCCTACTTCAGGACTGCTTGCCATTGGCGATCAAGTCCTCGACTTTTCTCAGCAGGTCTCGAAAAGGCAAATTCCTCCCTTCAGGCGCCTTACAGGAATGGTTTTTCAGAACTATAACTTATTTCCGCATATGACTGCACTGGAAAATGTCATGGAAGGGCCGGTTACAGTTAAAGGCGAATCAAAGGAAACTGCAAAGGAAAAGGGGGAGCTGCTTTTAAGAAAAGTTGGTTTAGCGGATAAAGCCGGCTATTATCCTTACCAGCTTTCAGGGGGCCAGCAGCAGCGGGTTGGGATTGCTAGGGCTCTTGCTATGGAGCCAAAGGTTATGCTTTTCGATGAGCCTACTTCGGCACTGGACCCTGAACTTGTTGGAGAAGTGCTGAAGGTGATGAGGGACCTGGCCGCTGAAGGAATGACAATGGTGATCGTTACTCATGAGATGAGATTTGCCAGGGAAGCAGCGGATGAAGTCATTTTCATGGACGGCGGTATTATAAAAGAACGCGGCAAGCCTGAACAGATATTTTCCAGTCCAAAAGAAGCGCGCACCAGCCAGTTCCTGAATTTAATTCAATAA
- a CDS encoding helix-turn-helix transcriptional regulator — protein MKNKIKEIRKKLGITQKRLAQECSVARQTINCIENNKYDPTLELAFKISKTLKVKVDELFIYE, from the coding sequence ATGAAAAATAAAATAAAGGAAATACGAAAAAAGCTGGGAATAACACAGAAAAGGCTCGCTCAAGAATGCAGTGTGGCCAGGCAGACAATCAATTGCATAGAAAATAATAAATATGATCCCACACTGGAGCTCGCTTTTAAAATTTCTAAAACATTAAAAGTAAAGGTAGATGAATTGTTTATTTATGAGTAA
- the spoIIP gene encoding stage II sporulation protein P: MNSKLTIHSIFFYINSWLFSICAVVAIAGIVTLYPAAFSSSHMNVLLKDIKADQLFIHFLKAENHYFHKDVPAESYSLSGTLFKLATNTQPKDIRTFLGRELPGFSIFDTGIAVAGEGTDFTNLPVESAPPLEVLLKEKELAMNDGQNEENTAPPVIPDKKGVLIYHSHSWESFAPLLKDVTDTDEAVSPNEQVNVIAVGKKLSEELARKGIGAEHDKTNIAAELKKKGWNWENSYAMSRETVQSAMTENKDVKFLIDIHRDSLPRGKTTAVIGQEPYARLFFVVGKEHKNYEQNLKVATELHKALEAKYKGISRGVFVKGKSEGNGIYNQDLSERALLLEFGGVENNLDELNNSIKAFADVFSDYYWKAEPVNAEN; the protein is encoded by the coding sequence ATGAATTCTAAATTAACAATCCATTCTATTTTCTTTTATATAAACAGCTGGCTTTTCAGTATTTGTGCAGTAGTCGCGATCGCTGGAATTGTTACGCTTTATCCGGCTGCCTTCTCTTCATCACATATGAATGTGCTGCTTAAGGACATTAAAGCCGACCAGCTCTTCATTCACTTTTTGAAAGCTGAAAACCATTATTTTCACAAGGATGTTCCTGCTGAAAGCTACTCCCTATCCGGAACCCTTTTTAAGCTGGCAACCAACACACAGCCGAAGGATATCAGAACATTCCTTGGCCGGGAGCTGCCTGGTTTTTCAATCTTTGACACCGGTATTGCTGTTGCCGGAGAGGGTACCGACTTTACCAACCTGCCAGTGGAATCTGCCCCTCCCCTTGAAGTCCTTTTAAAAGAAAAAGAACTTGCTATGAATGACGGTCAAAATGAAGAAAATACGGCTCCTCCAGTTATTCCGGACAAGAAAGGGGTCCTTATTTACCATTCCCACAGCTGGGAATCGTTCGCTCCGCTTTTAAAAGATGTAACGGATACAGATGAGGCCGTTAGTCCAAATGAGCAGGTGAATGTAATTGCTGTCGGGAAAAAGCTTAGTGAAGAGCTGGCGAGAAAAGGCATAGGTGCTGAGCATGATAAAACCAATATTGCCGCAGAACTGAAAAAGAAGGGCTGGAACTGGGAAAATTCCTATGCCATGTCCAGAGAGACTGTACAATCCGCCATGACAGAGAATAAGGATGTTAAATTCCTAATTGATATCCATAGGGATTCGCTGCCCCGAGGGAAAACAACCGCAGTAATTGGCCAGGAACCATACGCGCGACTATTTTTTGTCGTCGGCAAAGAGCACAAAAACTATGAACAGAATTTAAAAGTGGCTACCGAGCTCCATAAAGCGCTGGAAGCAAAATATAAAGGAATAAGCAGAGGAGTATTTGTTAAAGGAAAAAGTGAAGGCAACGGCATTTACAACCAGGATCTTTCCGAGCGGGCCCTTTTGCTGGAATTCGGAGGTGTGGAAAACAATCTGGATGAACTAAATAACTCCATAAAAGCATTTGCTGATGTATTTAGTGATTATTATTGGAAGGCAGAGCCAGTCAATGCGGAAAATTAA
- a CDS encoding IS1182 family transposase has translation MLSKHNPIQRDQIEMVALDELVPADHLVRKIEAAINFSFIYDLVKDKYSEKGRPSIDPVILIKLTFIQYTFGIRSMRQTIEELKTNMAYRWFLGYGFHDKVPHFSTFGKNYERRFKDTDLFEQIFYRILKTAAEKNLISAEHVFVDSTHVKASANKRKFEKKVVRKETRAYQERLQEEINQDREDHGKKPFPPDKFDKEEYKEIKESTTDPESGYYVKDERTKQFAYSFHAAADRNGFVLGAIVTPGNTHDSHILEPLVEQVIEKVSKPKAVAADAAYKTPAITSYLLKNDITPALPYTRPRTKEGFFRKHEYVYDEHFDCYICPTGEILKYTTTTKEGYRQYKSDPRICAGCPFLSQCTQSQAHQKLIQRHVWEEHVEEADHLRHHQDVKPIYEKRKETIERVFADAKEKHGMRWTTLRGLKKMSMQAMLTFAAMNLKKMANWTWQGPEMA, from the coding sequence ATGCTTTCAAAACATAATCCAATTCAACGGGATCAAATTGAAATGGTTGCTTTAGACGAACTTGTACCGGCGGACCATTTGGTCCGCAAAATTGAAGCGGCGATTAATTTCTCATTCATCTATGACTTGGTAAAAGATAAGTATTCAGAAAAAGGCCGCCCAAGTATTGACCCTGTAATATTAATTAAACTCACATTTATTCAATATACCTTCGGTATTCGCTCCATGCGTCAAACAATTGAAGAATTGAAAACGAATATGGCTTATCGATGGTTTTTAGGATATGGCTTTCACGATAAAGTTCCTCACTTCTCAACTTTCGGTAAAAATTATGAGCGCCGATTTAAAGACACCGATCTCTTTGAACAAATATTTTACCGAATCTTAAAAACCGCAGCTGAAAAGAATTTAATTAGTGCTGAACACGTTTTTGTAGATTCTACTCATGTAAAAGCGAGTGCAAATAAACGCAAATTTGAAAAGAAAGTTGTTCGAAAAGAAACCCGTGCTTATCAAGAACGCCTTCAAGAGGAGATTAACCAAGACCGCGAGGATCATGGAAAAAAGCCGTTTCCACCTGATAAGTTTGATAAAGAAGAATACAAAGAAATCAAGGAAAGTACAACAGATCCAGAGAGTGGCTACTATGTAAAAGATGAGCGTACAAAACAGTTCGCTTATTCTTTCCATGCGGCTGCAGACCGCAACGGCTTCGTGTTAGGCGCAATTGTAACCCCTGGTAACACGCATGATAGTCATATTTTAGAGCCATTGGTAGAACAAGTCATTGAGAAAGTTAGTAAACCAAAAGCTGTTGCGGCAGACGCAGCCTATAAAACACCTGCTATCACGAGCTACTTATTGAAAAACGACATCACACCTGCTTTACCTTACACACGACCTCGCACAAAAGAGGGTTTCTTCAGAAAACATGAGTATGTTTATGATGAGCATTTTGACTGTTACATTTGCCCAACTGGTGAGATATTAAAATATACTACAACTACAAAGGAAGGCTATCGTCAATATAAATCAGATCCTCGAATTTGTGCTGGATGCCCTTTCTTGTCTCAATGCACACAGAGTCAAGCACATCAAAAACTGATTCAACGTCATGTGTGGGAGGAACATGTGGAAGAAGCAGATCATCTTCGCCACCATCAAGACGTCAAACCGATCTATGAAAAACGCAAAGAAACAATTGAACGAGTATTCGCAGATGCAAAAGAAAAGCATGGCATGCGTTGGACAACCCTCAGGGGACTTAAAAAAATGTCGATGCAGGCGATGCTTACTTTCGCTGCCATGAATTTGAAGAAAATGGCCAACTGGACTTGGCAAGGTCCAGAAATGGCCTAA
- a CDS encoding SDR family NAD(P)-dependent oxidoreductase, whose protein sequence is MTALLQEKQPETLYVFNNAGVIDPIGTAGNLDHAALIQNAHVNLIAPIMISNILMREVSSEMTIVNITSGAAERPIQGWSAYCSTKAGINMFTETAALELQTAGSSHKVIAFSPGVMDTAMQGTIRSSAKEAFHDLEKFQAYKEKGMLRDTETVANALVDLLLQKEIESGKVYYVNDLI, encoded by the coding sequence CTGACAGCACTATTGCAGGAAAAACAGCCGGAAACCCTATATGTATTTAACAACGCAGGGGTCATAGACCCCATTGGAACAGCCGGAAATCTTGATCATGCGGCATTAATTCAAAATGCCCACGTTAATCTGATTGCTCCTATTATGATTTCCAACATCCTGATGCGTGAGGTTTCAAGTGAAATGACCATTGTCAACATTACTTCAGGTGCTGCTGAAAGGCCCATACAGGGGTGGAGTGCTTACTGCAGCACTAAAGCCGGAATAAATATGTTCACGGAAACAGCAGCATTGGAATTGCAGACAGCAGGCAGCAGCCATAAGGTTATTGCCTTTAGTCCCGGTGTTATGGATACCGCTATGCAGGGAACCATACGTTCTTCAGCGAAGGAAGCATTTCATGATCTTGAGAAATTCCAGGCATACAAGGAGAAAGGAATGCTGCGGGATACGGAAACTGTGGCTAATGCACTAGTCGATTTGCTGCTCCAGAAGGAAATTGAGAGCGGAAAAGTTTATTATGTAAATGACTTAATCTAA
- a CDS encoding amino acid ABC transporter substrate-binding protein, with protein MKKTLFTAVLICFVLIISGCGTNKANPDNQDQPASEEQEQDLWKKVQDEGKLLIGTEGTYPPFTFHDDKGELTGFDVEISKEVAKRLGLKPEFLETQWDAMFAGLDSKRFDMIANQVGIRPDRQEKYDFSDPYISSAAVLITHESNESVSSFEDIEGLKAAQSMTSNYADLAKSYGAEIVGVDGFNQAIELINSKRADVTLNDNLSFLDFKKHKPDAPVKIADESEDASQSGLMFRKGSDTLVNEVNKALTEMVEDGTYLKISEKWFGEDVLK; from the coding sequence ATGAAAAAGACTCTTTTTACTGCTGTTCTAATCTGTTTTGTTTTAATCATTTCAGGGTGCGGAACGAATAAAGCAAACCCGGACAATCAGGATCAGCCTGCGTCAGAAGAGCAGGAGCAGGACTTATGGAAAAAGGTCCAGGATGAGGGGAAGCTGCTAATTGGAACGGAAGGCACTTATCCGCCATTCACGTTCCATGACGATAAAGGCGAGCTTACCGGTTTTGATGTGGAAATCTCAAAGGAAGTGGCCAAAAGGCTTGGTTTAAAGCCGGAATTTCTGGAAACACAATGGGATGCCATGTTCGCCGGATTGGATTCAAAACGATTCGATATGATTGCAAACCAGGTGGGGATTCGACCTGATCGCCAGGAGAAATATGATTTCTCGGATCCCTACATTTCTTCTGCTGCTGTTTTGATTACTCATGAATCAAATGAATCAGTTTCAAGCTTTGAAGACATAGAGGGTTTGAAAGCCGCACAGTCCATGACAAGCAATTATGCTGATCTGGCAAAGTCTTATGGAGCAGAAATTGTAGGAGTAGACGGATTTAACCAGGCGATTGAGCTGATTAATTCAAAGCGAGCAGATGTTACACTCAACGATAATTTGTCTTTTTTGGACTTTAAAAAACATAAGCCTGATGCTCCAGTCAAAATCGCGGATGAATCCGAAGATGCTTCCCAAAGCGGCCTAATGTTCAGGAAGGGAAGCGATACATTGGTTAATGAAGTTAATAAAGCTTTGACCGAAATGGTGGAGGATGGCACTTACTTGAAAATTTCGGAAAAATGGTTTGGCGAAGATGTACTTAAGTAG
- a CDS encoding histidine kinase: MKENILICVSNPNHAEILAHRGKKLKEAFQGDGYILYVENRKQEELDFNELQTKYLFESLAEKYGLNMLSKYAEGKKVARVIADVVQEHKITQIILGQAVQTKLERMVKHSLINDLFQLLEGVDIHVVEVSRKVHDPSDDWDKGLPAQIVKKGSDYHLIIGEDQENGIKGIFFKELSSDFSNGFFVIQKDNNHEVLRIHHGVVDSNILGDK, from the coding sequence ATGAAGGAAAATATTCTAATATGTGTAAGCAATCCCAATCATGCGGAGATACTGGCCCATAGAGGCAAAAAACTGAAGGAAGCATTTCAGGGGGATGGCTATATTCTCTACGTGGAAAACCGGAAGCAGGAAGAGCTTGACTTTAACGAGCTTCAGACAAAATATTTGTTCGAAAGTTTGGCAGAGAAATACGGGCTAAATATGCTCTCCAAGTATGCTGAGGGCAAAAAAGTCGCCAGGGTGATAGCTGATGTGGTACAGGAGCATAAAATTACCCAGATTATCCTTGGGCAGGCTGTTCAAACCAAGCTGGAGCGGATGGTAAAGCATTCGCTGATCAATGATTTATTCCAGCTGCTTGAAGGGGTGGACATACATGTCGTTGAAGTTTCAAGAAAGGTTCATGATCCCTCTGACGACTGGGATAAAGGGCTCCCGGCCCAGATAGTCAAAAAAGGCTCCGATTATCACCTGATCATTGGGGAAGATCAGGAAAATGGAATAAAGGGCATCTTCTTTAAAGAATTATCCTCCGACTTCTCGAACGGTTTTTTTGTTATACAAAAAGATAATAATCATGAAGTGCTCCGTATTCACCATGGTGTTGTAGATAGTAATATATTGGGAGATAAATAA
- a CDS encoding DUF2935 domain-containing protein: protein MNEIGLTPWEEHAFWLEILEDHAIFVRDNLSPTESKYVKRADEYRQAFRNLRNRLNQLSPSSEANTQGAIAMAMEIWPIANGYFQFEGKLQNLRINNLINLNLSPTYFNGTLSENEEYLRLLSYYVKGLIPQPQSLFDLLDLWLEDQLGHIILLRNSIDPIEVFVNEQAEIYTRIFQGFLVQNRHMKGYLRFTQPGFPRQQEMARDVGLAVIEMNEYIKGIVQKYAGKRILNKTTLRFLEHHFPEACYLIKKLSYYAPELAEEASKCSLKKPSYT from the coding sequence ATGAATGAGATAGGATTGACACCTTGGGAGGAGCATGCCTTTTGGCTGGAGATTCTTGAAGACCATGCAATTTTTGTCAGGGACAATCTTTCTCCAACAGAAAGCAAGTATGTAAAAAGAGCGGATGAATACAGACAAGCCTTCCGTAACCTTAGAAATAGGCTTAATCAGTTATCTCCATCTTCAGAAGCAAACACACAGGGGGCAATCGCCATGGCCATGGAGATATGGCCAATTGCAAACGGCTATTTTCAATTTGAAGGAAAGCTTCAGAATCTGAGAATCAATAATTTAATCAATCTTAATCTCTCGCCAACATATTTTAACGGCACATTAAGTGAAAATGAGGAATATCTGCGCTTGCTGTCCTATTATGTAAAAGGGCTTATACCACAGCCGCAATCCCTATTTGATTTGCTGGATTTGTGGCTTGAGGATCAGCTGGGGCACATCATTCTTCTGAGAAATTCAATCGATCCCATTGAGGTATTTGTAAATGAACAGGCAGAAATTTATACCCGGATTTTTCAGGGTTTCCTGGTGCAGAACCGACATATGAAAGGATATCTCCGGTTTACGCAGCCAGGATTTCCGCGGCAGCAGGAAATGGCCAGGGATGTAGGGCTGGCTGTGATTGAAATGAATGAATACATTAAGGGGATAGTCCAGAAATACGCCGGCAAAAGGATTCTCAATAAGACAACCCTGAGGTTTCTCGAACATCATTTCCCTGAAGCCTGCTATTTAATTAAAAAGCTCAGCTACTATGCACCTGAACTGGCGGAAGAAGCTTCTAAATGTTCTTTGAAAAAACCATCTTATACTTAG
- a CDS encoding amino acid ABC transporter permease, with the protein MYLSSIFANPERVERLIEIGKNSFQPLLEGAIVYTIPLTLISFIFGLALAIFTALARISGNKALETIAGIYVSAIRGTPLLVQLFIIFYGLPTIGVIIDPFPSAIIGFSLNVGAYSSEIIRAAILSIPKGQWEAGYSIGMSYSQTLKRIILPQASRVSIPPLSNSFISLVKDTSLASMILVTEMFRRAQEIAATNYEFLLLYTQAAFIYWVICFMLSILQGRLERRLDRYISS; encoded by the coding sequence ATGTACTTAAGTAGTATTTTTGCCAACCCGGAAAGGGTCGAAAGACTGATAGAGATTGGGAAGAATTCATTCCAGCCATTGCTGGAGGGGGCCATTGTTTATACCATCCCTTTAACATTGATTTCATTTATATTCGGGCTGGCATTGGCAATATTTACGGCACTTGCGCGAATTTCGGGTAATAAGGCACTGGAGACGATAGCGGGAATATATGTATCAGCAATAAGGGGAACGCCGCTTCTTGTGCAGCTGTTCATCATTTTTTACGGGCTCCCGACGATTGGTGTCATTATTGATCCTTTCCCTTCGGCGATTATAGGATTTTCGCTGAATGTAGGGGCGTACTCCTCAGAAATTATCCGGGCAGCCATCCTTTCGATCCCAAAAGGACAATGGGAAGCGGGGTATTCCATTGGCATGTCTTATTCGCAGACGCTTAAGAGAATTATTCTTCCGCAGGCATCCAGGGTATCGATACCGCCGCTATCCAATTCATTCATCAGCCTTGTAAAAGATACCTCTCTGGCTTCCATGATTTTGGTTACAGAGATGTTCCGAAGAGCACAGGAAATAGCTGCAACCAATTATGAATTTTTACTTCTCTATACACAGGCTGCCTTCATATATTGGGTGATTTGCTTCATGCTCTCGATCTTGCAGGGGAGGCTTGAACGCCGTCTTGACAGATATATTTCTTCATGA